A genome region from Chloroflexaceae bacterium includes the following:
- a CDS encoding 2-hydroxyacid dehydrogenase, giving the protein MRVLVYDTHSYDRTFLDQANQGRHQLEYTSAQLDPHTATLAQGYDAVCLFVNDRADAPAIERLASGGVRLIAQRSTGFNNIDLVAARSHGITVMRVSYYSPYSVAEFAVGLLQTLNRRIHRAYNRTREFNFRLAGLLGHDLHGRTVGVVGTGKIGAVFARIMHGFGCPLLAYDVRENPECLALGVTYVSLEELLRRSDIISLHVPLLPDTYHMINATTLALMKPGVMLVNTSRGGLIDTEALIAAIQRGHVGAVALDVYEEEEGKFFRDLSDTVIDDEVLARLMTFPNVLVTSHQAFFTYEAMTTIAETTIRNLTDFEEGRENENLLRPGQ; this is encoded by the coding sequence GCCAACCAGGGCCGTCACCAGTTGGAATACACCTCGGCGCAGCTCGATCCCCATACTGCGACCCTGGCCCAGGGTTACGATGCCGTCTGTCTCTTCGTCAACGACCGGGCCGACGCGCCGGCAATCGAGCGTCTGGCGAGCGGCGGCGTACGCCTTATCGCCCAGCGCTCCACCGGCTTCAACAACATTGACCTGGTCGCTGCCCGGAGCCACGGGATCACAGTGATGCGCGTCAGCTACTACTCGCCCTATTCGGTGGCCGAGTTCGCCGTTGGCCTGTTGCAGACCCTCAACCGGCGCATCCACCGGGCCTACAACCGCACCCGCGAGTTCAACTTCCGCCTGGCCGGACTGCTGGGCCACGACCTGCACGGCCGCACCGTCGGCGTGGTGGGCACCGGGAAAATTGGCGCCGTCTTCGCGCGGATCATGCACGGCTTCGGCTGCCCGCTGCTGGCCTACGACGTGCGCGAAAACCCGGAGTGCCTGGCCCTGGGCGTCACCTACGTGAGTCTGGAGGAGTTGCTGCGCCGCTCCGACATCATCAGCCTGCACGTCCCCCTGCTGCCCGACACCTACCACATGATCAATGCGACAACCCTGGCGCTGATGAAGCCGGGAGTGATGCTCGTCAACACCAGTCGCGGCGGCCTGATTGACACTGAGGCGCTGATTGCCGCCATCCAGCGCGGGCACGTCGGCGCCGTGGCCCTCGATGTCTACGAGGAAGAAGAAGGCAAGTTCTTCCGCGATCTCTCCGACACGGTGATAGACGACGAGGTGCTGGCCCGCCTGATGACCTTCCCCAATGTACTCGTCACCAGCCACCAGGCCTTCTTCACCTACGAGGCCATGACCACCATCGCCGAGACAACCATCCGCAACCTCACCGACTTCGAGGAGGGCCGCGAAAACGAGAACCTGCTGCGCCCCGGCCAGTGA
- a CDS encoding YifB family Mg chelatase-like AAA ATPase, protein MLAKVHSCAVVGLEGILVEVEVDIAQGLPSFAVVGLGDAAVQESRERVRSAVRNSGLTFPMKRLTVNLAPADLRKAGPAYDLPIAVGLALASGQVAGVTEGAAFIGELGLDGGVRHTEGVLPMAAVARQHGLTTLYVPVEDAAEASLVEGVTVIPVRSLAELLAHISGERPIAPYLSQVRHLPEEEPFPVDFQDIKGQEHVKRALEVAAAGGHNILMSGTPGSGKTMMARALISILPPLCLDEALEVTKIYSVCGQLPRDTPLVRRRPFCAPHHTTSIAGLVGGGPGRARPGMISMAHRGVLFLDELPEFGPKLEVLRQPLEERVVTLSRSSGTITYPAAVMLVAAQNPCPCGWYGDPERQCTCSPAMVTRYQKRISGPLLDRLDIHVDVPRVNYEKLSSDRLGEPSRTIRERVIAARERQHERFGSAGTRTNADMGPADIRRYCQLDAAGQALMKAAARQMNLSARGFHRVIKLARTIADLACAEQIGPAHLAEALQYRPRRME, encoded by the coding sequence ATGCTCGCCAAGGTTCACAGTTGCGCCGTCGTTGGTCTGGAAGGCATCCTGGTAGAGGTTGAAGTGGACATTGCCCAGGGCCTGCCGTCGTTCGCCGTGGTTGGACTGGGCGACGCGGCGGTGCAGGAGAGCCGCGAACGGGTCCGCTCGGCGGTGCGCAACTCGGGGCTGACCTTCCCGATGAAACGGCTCACGGTGAACCTGGCCCCCGCCGACCTGCGCAAGGCCGGGCCGGCCTATGACCTGCCGATTGCCGTGGGCCTGGCGCTGGCCTCGGGCCAGGTGGCAGGCGTCACCGAAGGGGCCGCCTTCATCGGCGAGCTGGGCCTTGACGGGGGGGTGCGCCACACCGAGGGCGTGCTGCCGATGGCCGCGGTAGCCCGCCAGCACGGCCTCACCACGCTCTATGTGCCGGTGGAGGACGCCGCCGAGGCCAGCCTGGTCGAAGGCGTCACCGTCATCCCTGTGCGGAGCCTGGCTGAACTGCTCGCCCACATTAGCGGCGAGCGGCCCATCGCCCCCTATCTCAGCCAGGTGCGCCATCTCCCCGAAGAGGAACCCTTCCCGGTAGACTTCCAGGACATCAAGGGCCAGGAACACGTCAAGCGGGCGCTGGAAGTGGCCGCCGCGGGGGGGCATAACATCCTCATGTCGGGCACGCCCGGCTCGGGCAAGACGATGATGGCCCGCGCCCTGATCTCCATCCTCCCCCCGCTGTGCCTCGATGAGGCCCTGGAAGTGACCAAAATCTACAGCGTCTGCGGCCAGTTGCCCAGAGACACGCCCCTGGTGCGCCGCCGGCCCTTCTGCGCGCCCCACCACACCACCTCTATCGCCGGGCTGGTGGGCGGCGGGCCGGGCCGCGCGCGCCCGGGCATGATCAGCATGGCTCATCGGGGCGTGCTGTTCCTCGACGAGTTGCCCGAGTTTGGCCCCAAACTCGAGGTCCTCCGGCAACCGCTGGAGGAACGGGTGGTCACCCTCAGCCGCTCCTCCGGCACCATTACCTACCCGGCGGCGGTGATGCTGGTGGCCGCCCAGAACCCCTGCCCGTGCGGCTGGTACGGCGACCCTGAGCGCCAGTGCACCTGCTCGCCGGCCATGGTCACGCGCTACCAGAAGCGCATCTCCGGGCCTCTGCTCGACCGGCTGGACATCCACGTTGATGTGCCGCGAGTGAACTACGAGAAGCTCAGCAGCGACCGCCTGGGCGAGCCGTCGCGGACCATCCGCGAGCGGGTGATCGCCGCGCGCGAACGGCAGCACGAGCGTTTCGGCAGCGCGGGGACGCGCACCAACGCCGACATGGGCCCGGCCGACATCCGGCGCTACTGCCAGCTCGACGCGGCAGGGCAGGCGCTCATGAAAGCCGCCGCGCGGCAGATGAACCTCTCGGCCCGCGGCTTCCACCGTGTTATCAAGCTCGCTCGCACCATCGCCGACCTGGCCTGCGCCGAGCAGATTGGCCCGGCTCACCTGGCTGAAGCCCTTCAGTACCGGCCACGCCGGATGGAATAA
- a CDS encoding C45 family peptidase, producing the protein MFPQLAISGAAYERGRAYGAAAAPLVRHSVASYARLFAARRGLDWAAIQVEALRFIPLLAALAPDLLEEMRGIADGAGRALGEIIALNARTELLAGIPPGTYHPDGAAARARNRLAGVPEHPPEPGETAAPSALAADDGECTTVAAAGTATLQGGTLLAQTWDWQGDQRAACLLLRVRAPGEPDILTLTEAGMLAKCGLNGAGVAVALNLLRSRNDGRDAGMPVHVLLRKMLQSTDFAAARACAGLSAPGASSCITLASDRGDLVSLEMTPDGVAEVPATDGLLAHANHCLDRRAAAGECPLEPTSTTRERFGRAWDLLRRDAGRLDIAAFQAILTDHEGAPRCICRHPDPRAPRLDRTESICGLVMDLRARVMHVAPDVPCTAPFEPVAL; encoded by the coding sequence ATGTTTCCACAGTTGGCCATCAGCGGAGCAGCCTATGAGCGCGGGCGGGCCTACGGCGCCGCCGCCGCGCCTCTGGTTCGCCACAGCGTCGCCAGCTACGCCCGCCTCTTTGCCGCGCGACGCGGCCTGGATTGGGCGGCCATTCAGGTCGAGGCGCTGCGCTTCATACCCCTGCTCGCCGCACTGGCGCCCGATTTGCTTGAGGAGATGCGCGGCATCGCCGATGGCGCCGGCCGCGCTCTGGGCGAAATCATCGCCCTTAACGCGCGTACCGAGTTACTGGCCGGCATCCCCCCCGGCACCTATCACCCTGATGGCGCGGCCGCGCGCGCCCGTAACCGCCTGGCCGGCGTGCCCGAACATCCGCCTGAGCCGGGAGAAACCGCGGCGCCATCGGCCCTGGCTGCAGATGACGGCGAATGCACCACCGTGGCCGCAGCGGGGACCGCCACACTTCAGGGGGGGACTTTGCTGGCGCAAACCTGGGACTGGCAGGGTGATCAGCGCGCCGCATGCCTGTTGTTGCGGGTGCGCGCTCCCGGAGAACCCGACATCCTGACCCTGACCGAGGCCGGCATGCTCGCCAAGTGCGGTCTGAACGGCGCCGGCGTAGCGGTCGCGCTGAACCTGCTCCGTTCGCGCAACGACGGCCGCGACGCGGGCATGCCGGTGCACGTGCTGCTGCGCAAGATGCTGCAGAGTACGGACTTCGCCGCGGCGCGGGCGTGCGCCGGGCTGTCCGCGCCGGGCGCTTCGTCGTGCATCACGCTGGCGAGCGACCGTGGCGACCTGGTGAGCCTGGAGATGACTCCCGATGGCGTGGCGGAAGTTCCCGCCACGGATGGCCTGCTGGCCCACGCCAACCACTGCCTTGACCGGCGCGCGGCAGCGGGCGAGTGCCCGCTGGAGCCAACCTCGACCACCCGCGAGCGTTTCGGGCGAGCGTGGGATCTCCTGCGCCGCGACGCCGGTCGCCTTGACATCGCCGCGTTCCAGGCCATCCTGACCGATCATGAGGGTGCGCCTCGCTGCATCTGCCGGCACCCCGATCCGCGTGCGCCCCGGCTGGATCGAACCGAGAGCATTTGCGGTCTGGTGATGGATCTGCGGGCCCGGGTCATGCACGTGGCGCCGGATGTGCCGTGCACGGCGCCCTTTGAGCCGGTGGCGCTCTAA
- a CDS encoding c-type cytochrome — MGVLLRFWRAGGRLATVFLVASMLPGCSAGPSTATLLDPPPVASPSPVPAPDDVEVGRQLFTGQFAVPGFVACIGCHSVDPASRAGIGPNLAAIAQVAGQRAPGMTAAEYIERSIRFHDEFVVPGYRAGIARGALGGRDFNDVLSDEQVAALVAYLMSLPANAPGANATTGVAAAPAAPRASAASPQLAASATATTTRATATASATSTATARATATTTASATSTPSVASTATPATTPTVTASATATTASTATATATPAGTGTPTASPTAIPVATVPPSPTPPPAPTPAPAPTPTVVAVAATPTPAPLPSAPDDPNLARYAGCVSCHNQHPQQVRMPHPLNPACNECHRGSPNRIGCPTCHSMHAVDNKHEPVPDLACATCHR; from the coding sequence ATGGGAGTATTGTTGCGCTTTTGGCGCGCGGGCGGTCGGTTGGCGACGGTCTTCCTGGTTGCCAGCATGCTCCCCGGTTGCAGCGCCGGTCCTTCCACGGCCACCCTGCTCGATCCGCCGCCAGTTGCCTCCCCGTCACCTGTGCCGGCCCCTGACGATGTGGAGGTGGGGCGGCAACTCTTCACCGGTCAATTCGCCGTACCCGGATTCGTCGCGTGCATCGGTTGTCATAGCGTTGATCCTGCCAGTCGCGCAGGTATCGGTCCGAATCTGGCCGCCATCGCGCAAGTCGCCGGCCAGCGGGCGCCCGGAATGACGGCTGCTGAGTACATCGAACGCTCAATCCGGTTTCACGATGAGTTTGTGGTTCCAGGCTACAGGGCGGGGATTGCGCGGGGCGCCCTGGGGGGCCGGGATTTCAACGATGTGCTGAGCGACGAGCAGGTGGCCGCGCTGGTGGCTTACCTGATGAGTCTGCCCGCCAATGCGCCCGGCGCCAACGCCACGACGGGCGTCGCCGCGGCGCCTGCTGCGCCACGCGCGAGCGCCGCGTCCCCGCAGCTCGCAGCGAGCGCAACCGCCACGACGACGCGCGCCACGGCGACTGCCAGCGCGACGTCCACGGCGACGGCGCGCGCCACGGCGACCACAACCGCTTCGGCCACCAGTACGCCGAGCGTCGCATCAACGGCTACACCGGCCACTACCCCAACGGTTACCGCGAGCGCCACCGCGACTACAGCGTCAACCGCCACAGCAACTGCCACCCCTGCGGGAACCGGCACCCCGACTGCAAGCCCGACGGCGATCCCGGTCGCTACGGTTCCGCCCTCGCCAACTCCGCCACCCGCGCCGACGCCAGCGCCGGCCCCTACGCCTACCGTGGTTGCCGTCGCCGCCACCCCGACGCCGGCGCCGCTGCCCTCGGCGCCCGACGACCCCAATCTTGCCCGCTACGCCGGGTGCGTGAGTTGTCATAACCAGCACCCGCAACAGGTGCGCATGCCCCACCCGTTGAATCCCGCCTGCAACGAGTGCCACCGTGGATCGCCGAACCGCATCGGGTGCCCGACGTGCCACAGCATGCATGCGGTTGACAATAAGCACGAGCCTGTACCCGATCTGGCCTGCGCGACGTGCCATCGGTAG
- the cobT gene encoding nicotinate-nucleotide--dimethylbenzimidazole phosphoribosyltransferase produces the protein MSRLEQTIAQIAPLNDEAMAEARARQDVLTKPQGSLGRLEALATQIAGITGNPRPRLLQPAVVVMAGDHGVAAQGVSLYPAEVTPQMVLNFLRGGAAINVLARHVGVRVVVVDMGVAVDLPPHPELLVRKIAYGTRDFSREPAMSREQARQAVETGIAVVEEMIAAGVDVVATGDMGIGNTTPSSAVVAAIAGRPVAEVTGRGTGLDDAGLARKVAVIEAALALHRPDPSDGLDVLAKVGGLEIGGLAGVIIGAAARRVPVVVDGFISGAAALIACTLAPAAQPYLIAGHRSVERGHQAVFGRLDLEPLLDLGLRLGEGTGAVLAISLCQAACKILDEMATFGEAGVSGPA, from the coding sequence ATGAGCCGGCTAGAACAGACCATCGCCCAGATTGCTCCCCTCAACGATGAAGCCATGGCCGAAGCGCGTGCGCGCCAGGATGTGCTGACCAAGCCCCAGGGTTCCCTGGGGCGCCTGGAGGCGCTGGCGACGCAGATCGCCGGTATCACCGGCAATCCGCGCCCGCGTCTGCTCCAGCCGGCAGTGGTGGTGATGGCCGGCGATCACGGTGTGGCTGCCCAGGGCGTGAGCCTTTATCCCGCCGAGGTCACGCCGCAGATGGTGCTGAACTTTCTCCGTGGCGGCGCGGCGATCAATGTCCTGGCGCGGCATGTCGGCGTGCGGGTGGTCGTGGTTGACATGGGCGTGGCGGTTGATCTGCCTCCGCATCCCGAACTGCTGGTGCGCAAGATTGCTTACGGGACGCGCGATTTCAGCCGCGAGCCGGCAATGAGCCGCGAGCAGGCCCGGCAGGCCGTGGAGACCGGCATTGCTGTGGTCGAGGAGATGATCGCTGCTGGCGTTGATGTGGTTGCTACCGGCGATATGGGCATCGGCAATACGACGCCTTCGAGTGCCGTCGTTGCCGCTATTGCCGGACGTCCGGTCGCCGAGGTGACCGGACGCGGCACCGGCCTGGATGATGCCGGCCTGGCCCGCAAAGTGGCCGTGATCGAGGCTGCTCTGGCCCTGCACCGGCCCGATCCTTCCGACGGCCTAGATGTGCTGGCAAAGGTGGGGGGCCTGGAAATCGGCGGCCTGGCCGGGGTGATTATCGGCGCGGCAGCCCGGCGCGTTCCGGTGGTGGTTGACGGCTTCATCTCCGGCGCGGCGGCGCTGATTGCCTGCACGCTGGCGCCGGCGGCGCAGCCCTACCTGATCGCCGGCCATCGCTCGGTTGAACGGGGCCATCAGGCCGTGTTTGGTCGGCTTGACCTCGAACCGCTGCTCGATCTGGGATTGCGCCTGGGTGAAGGTACCGGGGCAGTGCTAGCCATTTCGCTCTGCCAGGCTGCCTGCAAGATCCTCGATGAAATGGCCACCTTTGGCGAGGCCGGCGTGTCGGGGCCGGCGTAA
- a CDS encoding DUF4332 domain-containing protein has protein sequence MTTEPLREGEAITSGGAVSFATKLRSVPGLDPEVVEKLNAIGIADNATLLARGAQPEGRDEICAATGINAVQLLSTLYLMDLERVDGVSWTSARLLVGAGVTTVPDLAFRSADDLLPQIQRANEELGLVKRLPSRKAVQGWIDHARTLPQAIFFGGNSEVF, from the coding sequence ATGACGACGGAACCGCTGCGCGAGGGAGAGGCTATCACGAGTGGTGGCGCGGTTAGCTTTGCCACAAAGCTGCGCTCTGTGCCCGGTCTCGATCCGGAGGTGGTTGAGAAACTGAACGCGATCGGGATCGCTGATAATGCCACGCTCCTCGCGCGGGGCGCGCAACCCGAAGGTCGCGATGAGATCTGTGCTGCAACTGGCATCAATGCCGTGCAATTGCTCAGCACCCTGTACCTGATGGATCTAGAGCGTGTGGACGGCGTATCGTGGACCAGCGCGCGGCTGCTGGTCGGGGCGGGGGTCACGACGGTTCCTGATCTGGCCTTCCGCAGCGCTGACGATCTGCTGCCCCAGATCCAGCGGGCAAATGAGGAACTGGGCCTGGTCAAGCGTCTTCCCTCGCGCAAGGCCGTGCAAGGCTGGATTGACCACGCGCGAACGTTGCCCCAGGCCATCTTCTTTGGCGGCAACAGTGAAGTCTTCTGA
- a CDS encoding EAL domain-containing protein, whose product MYDEPLPLARNVRSTLFGDLLRLITQNADAALIVDYHGIVRFANSAAAHLFGRPPESLINQPFGRPLRVNRVSDIEVLRPDGAVVFAELRVEPIAWQGRPAFLARLHDITARKRAEQLLLESQRLLRTALDSLSARIAILDQHGVIVAVNQNWRAALTSDSPSEPRAGVGANYPAIWAAATIPEAHSITTGLRDVLQGRYGRFAAEYAVEHEGKPEWFTIHVSHCGNTSWGRAVVTLECVTERKRAEILDVARQRVLELVARQHSLGTVATELVSLTRERYCDAAYVALALEHADLFRIHDADLDTELVATLDALARTPMHTPANISCSDVEITAITAPQSASAPAVLYCWRRGLQLNPAALSGVLTLCRRTMARPDGDDLHFLDLVNQLAAIAVEQHERLQQLAVQAYYDPLTGLPNRALFEDRLRQALEAARRSRHKVAVLFIDLDRFKQINDTLGHSVGDMLLVQLARRFEGCVRASDTLARRGGDEFMLVLPEIADSSQVSQVAKRLHEMLRMPFLVKGQELFLSASIGASIFPDDGEDAETLQRNADVAMYRAKSTLRNSFQFFDPSTNRMALERLQLENQLRRALERDEFVLFYQPKVDRAGRLRGAEALIRWQHPRLGTIPPARFIPLAEELGLIVPIGEWCLQEVCRQLREWRQKGLLLVPIAVNISAIQFAQPSFPSMVAATIAGSNLDPRLVELELTESMLVGDLESLLHQLQELRALGVALALDDFGTGYSSLAYLQRLPLTTLKVDRTFVAQLDASSQNGNRGIVHAIVTLGRSLNLQLVAEGIETRLQHSFLLDAGCDLFQGFLFSPPLPAARFESLLSTRSLSA is encoded by the coding sequence TTGATTATCACGGCATCGTGCGGTTCGCCAACTCAGCGGCCGCCCACCTCTTCGGACGCCCTCCCGAGTCTTTGATAAACCAGCCCTTCGGCCGGCCCCTCCGCGTTAATCGAGTCTCTGATATCGAAGTGCTACGACCAGACGGCGCGGTGGTCTTCGCCGAACTGCGCGTGGAGCCAATCGCCTGGCAGGGACGTCCCGCGTTCCTGGCCAGGCTCCACGATATTACTGCCCGCAAGCGCGCCGAACAACTGCTGCTCGAGTCTCAGCGCCTGCTGCGCACAGCGCTTGACAGTCTCTCGGCCCGGATCGCCATCCTCGACCAGCATGGCGTCATTGTCGCCGTCAATCAGAACTGGCGTGCGGCGCTGACGAGTGACAGCCCTTCCGAACCGCGTGCTGGCGTCGGGGCGAACTACCCGGCCATCTGGGCCGCTGCAACTATTCCTGAGGCCCACAGCATTACCACGGGCCTCAGGGACGTGCTGCAGGGCCGGTATGGGCGCTTTGCCGCCGAATACGCGGTAGAACACGAGGGCAAGCCCGAGTGGTTCACAATACACGTCAGCCATTGTGGCAACACTAGCTGGGGCCGGGCAGTGGTCACTCTGGAGTGCGTCACGGAACGCAAACGCGCAGAGATCCTCGACGTAGCGCGCCAGCGGGTGCTCGAACTGGTCGCCCGCCAGCACTCGCTCGGAACGGTGGCAACCGAACTGGTCTCCCTGACCCGCGAACGCTACTGTGACGCGGCATACGTCGCCCTCGCCCTGGAGCACGCCGATCTCTTCCGCATCCACGACGCCGATCTGGACACGGAGCTTGTCGCGACCCTGGACGCTCTGGCTCGCACCCCGATGCATACGCCTGCCAACATTTCATGCAGCGATGTGGAGATCACCGCTATCACCGCCCCCCAGAGCGCGTCCGCGCCAGCAGTACTTTATTGCTGGCGCAGGGGCCTGCAACTCAACCCCGCCGCCCTCTCGGGCGTATTGACCCTCTGCCGGCGAACAATGGCCCGTCCCGACGGGGATGATCTGCATTTTCTCGACCTGGTGAACCAGTTGGCTGCTATTGCGGTTGAGCAGCATGAACGTCTGCAACAACTTGCCGTACAGGCCTACTATGACCCGCTGACCGGGCTGCCCAACCGCGCCCTCTTCGAGGATCGCCTTCGCCAGGCGCTTGAGGCCGCTCGGCGCTCCCGGCATAAAGTAGCGGTGCTGTTCATTGACCTGGACCGTTTCAAACAGATCAACGACACTCTGGGGCACAGCGTCGGCGATATGCTCCTGGTACAACTCGCGCGTCGCTTCGAGGGCTGCGTGCGCGCCAGCGACACTCTGGCGCGCCGGGGTGGGGATGAGTTTATGCTTGTCCTGCCGGAGATCGCCGATAGCAGCCAGGTCTCGCAGGTCGCTAAACGCCTGCACGAGATGCTGCGCATGCCGTTTCTGGTTAAAGGCCAGGAACTGTTCCTCAGCGCCAGCATCGGCGCCAGCATCTTTCCCGATGATGGCGAGGATGCCGAAACGCTGCAACGCAACGCCGATGTCGCCATGTATCGGGCCAAAAGCACCCTGCGTAACAGCTTTCAGTTCTTCGATCCCAGCACCAATCGCATGGCCCTGGAGCGCCTGCAACTGGAAAACCAGTTGCGCCGGGCGCTGGAGCGCGATGAGTTCGTCCTGTTCTACCAGCCCAAGGTGGATCGCGCCGGACGGCTGAGGGGAGCAGAGGCGCTGATCCGCTGGCAACATCCCAGGCTGGGCACGATCCCTCCGGCACGCTTCATTCCTCTGGCCGAAGAACTGGGGCTTATTGTCCCGATCGGCGAATGGTGCCTGCAAGAGGTCTGCCGACAACTTAGGGAGTGGCGACAGAAGGGTCTCCTGCTCGTTCCCATAGCGGTCAACATTTCGGCGATCCAGTTCGCGCAACCATCCTTTCCGTCCATGGTCGCCGCCACGATTGCCGGCAGCAACCTTGATCCGAGGCTGGTTGAACTGGAACTGACCGAGAGTATGCTCGTGGGCGATCTCGAGTCGCTCTTGCACCAGCTACAAGAACTGCGCGCGCTGGGCGTCGCCCTGGCCCTCGATGATTTCGGCACCGGCTACTCGTCGCTGGCCTATCTGCAACGCCTGCCCCTTACCACGCTGAAAGTTGACCGGACCTTCGTAGCTCAGCTCGATGCCTCCTCGCAGAATGGCAACCGGGGCATAGTCCACGCCATTGTGACCCTGGGGCGTTCGCTGAACCTGCAACTGGTCGCCGAGGGGATTGAAACCAGACTGCAGCATAGCTTCCTGCTCGACGCCGGTTGTGATCTGTTTCAGGGCTTTCTGTTCAGTCCGCCCCTGCCCGCGGCCAGGTTCGAGTCGCTCCTCAGCACCAGATCACTTTCGGCTTGA